One Fusarium poae strain DAOMC 252244 chromosome 4, whole genome shotgun sequence DNA window includes the following coding sequences:
- a CDS encoding hypothetical protein (BUSCO:9310at5125), producing MASYQQYAHLGKKSNNSSTAAGNSSYGQRTEMAPPQLGATFVPGGFDDYYMPEVVAPSPQRVTPQVPQNMQEDLQRMELEATSVEPRSQTGPRHSREPSLSTYTNPRGTDPPRPQTATQVSHDDIRAYQSTDKITESLNAMSFDAPSFSPFPKVKGDNIPPTDEEKEEILWNARKHVLHSQNVSMQITWARDVLTWADISQESMIREYGEKARPATPRIEHELRVDAINIITYLSQQEHPEALYMRSKWLEFGKFGNRVDKREAYIGYKRAAELGHGRSEYRMGMLYEQSNDMSKAKEHYYRGLSLKDSASLYRMGMMSLLGQHGETKDYQTGLERIQAAADSSDEDAPQGAYVYGMLIGRDLPDITIPDGLLPNNPVTTKMYIEKSAYLGFAKAQLKMGQAYELCQFSCEFNPSFSLHYYGLAAKQGLPEAALGVSRWFLFGYEGVFKKNESLAYRYAQEAAAAKLPTGEFALGYYNEIGIHVEKSLAEARKWYQLAAEHGNQDAVGRLESLDDNNTLSKSDHETTTLTRIKSQHGSQRGKRPDRFKQPSQQMPTLSEGSAPASPSLDGPANSSLGMRPTIVSEHVNFPDPSRASFVLPATSTDRAPAFNVRLDSNQPPARPQSAAPYPEDDRPPPLTVRSKSTAPYPEDDTQTSPRFNQGQHMSPPSDRAASAFGINPQAGAGRPMPQSQSMGNLHPGGPGGPGRPDPRNRAASTGWEGGQQGPGGRPSPYPEDNGAQYPGGLQKAPTGGQYSPGLQNPQSQNYERFSRVPGASGRPERGSSLPQGQQQQQPPSNARPPRTSSAQPPMGGGGPGGRPSPGPFGGPQGGPQGGPSGPPRTGSAPPSQFQRPDNKPSPAPSAQTMPPKPGKQGPATFEDMGIPQGKADSDCVVM from the exons ATGGCAAGCTATCAGCAATATGCCCACCTCGGCAAGAAATCTAACAACAGCTCAACCGCTGCTGGTAATTCCTCAT ACGGCCAACGAACCGAGATGGCTCCCCCACAGTTAGGCGCGACCTTCGTACCCGGCGGTTTCGATGACTATTATATGCCAGAAGTTGTTGCTCCCTCCCCTCAAAG GGTAACCCCTCAGGTCCCTCAAAATATGCAAGAGGACCTCCAACGCATGGAGCTTGAAGCCACTTCTGTTGAACCACGATCTCAAACCGGCCCTCGTCACTCTCGAGAACCCTCGCTGTCGACTTACACCAATCCTCGGGGAACCGACCCGCCCCGGCCCCAGACTGCAACACAGGTCTCACACGACGACATCCGTGCATACCAGTCTACCGATAAGATCACCGAGAGTCTCAACGCTATGAGCTTCGACGCCCCCTCATTCTCGCCTTTTCCCAAGGTCAAGGGCGACAATATCCCCCCAACTgacgaggaaaaggaagaaattCTCTGGAACGCGCGCAAGCATGTTCTTCACTCACAAAATGTGTCCATGCAAATTACCTGGGCGCGCGACGTCCTTACTTGGGCCGACATCTCCCAAGAGTCTATGATCCGAGAATATGGCGAGAAGGCTCGTCCCGCCACGCCTCGAATCGAGCATGAGCTTCGAGTCGACGCTATCAATATCATTACCTACCTTTCACAACAAGAGCATCCCGAAGCATTATACATGCGGTCGAAATGGCTCGAATTTGGCAAATTTGGTAACCGTGTCGACAAGCGTGAGGCTTATATTGGCTACAAGCGCGCCGCAGAGCTTGGCCATGGACGCTCCGAGTATCGCATGGGCATGTTGTACGAACAGTCCAATGACATGTCCAAGGCTAAGGAGCACTACTACCGCGGTCTTTCTCTCAAAGACTCAGCCTCCTTGTACAGAATGGGCATGATGAGTCTTTTAGGTCAACACGGCGAGACCAAGGATTATCAGACTGGTCTGGAGCGGATACAAGCCGCGGCTGATAGCTCGGACGAAGATGCTCCCCAGGGTGCATATGTTTATGGCATGCTCATAGGACGTGATCTGCCAGACATTACTATCCCTGACGGTTTGCTACCCAACAACCCCGTGACGACTAAGATGTATATCGAGAAGTCTGCTTATTTGGGTTTTGCTAAGGCCCAACTCAAGATGGGCCAAGCGTATGAACTTTGCCAATTTAGCTGCGAGTTCAACCCATCCTTCTCTCTCCACTATTATGGTCTTGCTGCCAAGCAAGGCCTCCCCGAGGCGGCTTTAGGCGTCAGTCGATGGTTCCTTTTTGGTTATGAGGGTGTtttcaagaagaacgagTCTCTGGCGTACAGATATGCTCAGGAGGCCGCAGCTGCCAAGCTACCTACTGGAGAATTTGCCTTGGGCTATTACAACGAAATAGGAATTCACGTTGAAAAGAGCTTGGCAGAAGCTCGAAAGTGGTACCAACTCGCTGCCGAACACGGCAACCAAGATGCCGTCGGTCGCCTCGAGTCCCTTGACGATAATAACACTCTATCCAAATCTGATCACGAGACTACCACACTAACCCGTATCAAGTCGCAACATGGATCCCAACGAGGCAAGCGTCCCGACCGCTTCAAGCAACCATCACAGCAGATGCCGACACTTAGCGAGGGCAGCGCCCCTGCCTCGCCTTCGCTGGACGGGCCAGCTAATTCTTCGCTGGGAATGCGTCCTACCATCGTCTCAGAGCATGTCAACTTCCCCGACCCTTCGCGGGCTTCTTTTGTGCTGCCCGCCACCTCGACCGATAGAGCTCCTGCCTTCAACGTACGATTGGATTCCAACCAGCCACCAGCCCGACCACAGTCAGCAGCTCCCTATCCCGAGGATGATCGACCGCCGCCCCTGACCGTCCGTTCTAAGTCAACGGCGCCATACCCGGAGGACGACACTCAAACTTCTCCTCGATTCAACCAGGGTCAACACATGAGTCCACCGTCCGATCGCGCAGCAAGCGCCTTTGGCATCAACCCTCAGGCGGGTGCTGGCCGACCCATGCCTCAGTCCCAGTCCATGGGTAACCTTCACCCTGGCGGCCCTGGCGGACCAGGCCGACCTGACCCTCGCAATAGAGCTGCATCTACAGGATGGGAAGGTGGTCAACAAGGTCCTGGAGGGCGCCCTTCTCCCTATCCCGAAGACAATGGAGCGCAGTACCCAGGCGGCCTTCAGAAAGCTCCAACTGGTGGACAATACTCGCCAGGCTTGCAGAACCCACAGTCTCAGAATTACGAACGCTTCTCTCGAGTACCTGGAGCTAGCGGTCGCCCCGAGCGCGGAAGCTCCTTGCCTCAGggccagcagcaacagcaacccCCATCCAACGCACGACCTCCACGGACTTCAAGTGCGCAGCCGCCTATGGGTGGTGGCGGACCTGGTGGTAGACCGTCCCCAGGACCTTTCGGTGGGCCTCAGGGAGGACCTCAAGGGGGTCCTTCTGGCCCGCCAAGGACTGGAAGCGCTCCCCCATCACAGTTTCAGCGACCTGACAACAAGCCGAGTCCGGCCCCCAGTGCTCAAACCATGCCCCCAAAACCTGGTAAGCAGGGTCCAGCGACATTTGAAGATATGGGCATTCCACAAGGAAAGGCGGACAGTGATTGC GTTGTCATGTAG
- a CDS encoding hypothetical protein (BUSCO:45033at5125), producing MAERNLSQIISQLKHSPSMSYTDANALLSKAKLALLKLNALTPSPSTPTQLLPLARETYEQGALFAIRARNPEAFTRYVQQLQPFYELPASVLPPNLLERNKVTGLSLLLLLTQGRYAEFHTELESLENREGGGGDVESDRYLGYPIRLERWLMEGSYDRVWKAMKSSEVPCDEYSVFSEILKNQIRSEIASSSERAYPSLPISSTKSLLFLDSEGDVISFARHRGWIVRDGHIYFPDAAEGENGDQNKDMSQMVIENALGYARELETIV from the exons ATGGCCGAGCGCAATCTCTCCCAGATCATCTCTCAGCTCAAGCATTCCCCCTCCATGAGCTACACTGATGCCAACGCCCTCCTCTCAAAGGCCAAGCTTGCTCTGCTCAAGCTCAACGCCCTGACGCCCTCTCCTTCGACCCCCACGCAACTCCTTCCTCTCGCCCGTGAGACCTACGAGCAGGGCGCCTTATTTGCCATTCGCGCTCGCAACCCCGAAGCCTTCACCCGCTACGTCCAGCAACTCCAGCCCTTCTACGAGCTGCCCGCCTCCGTTCTCCCACCCAACCTTCTCGAGCGTAACAAGGTTACTGGTCTGAgcttgcttcttctcttgaCACAGGGTCGATATGCTGAGTTCCACACTGAGCTTGAGAGCTTGGAGAACCGTGAGGGAGGTGGCGGTGACGTCGAGAGCGATCGATACCTGGGCTATCCTATCCGCCTGGAGAGATGGTTGATGGAAGGATCCTACGACCGGGTGTGGAAGGCCATGAAAAGCAGCGAGGTTCCTTGCGACGAGTACAGCGTATTTTCTGAG ATCCTCAAGAACCAGATTCGTTCCGAGATTGCTTCCAGCAGCGAGCGCGCGTATCCTAGCTTGCCTATTAGCTCTACAAAGTCCCTCCTCTTCCTGGATTCCGAAGGCGACGTTATTTCCTTTGCTCGCCACCGTGGCTGGATTGTTCGCGATGGCCACATTTACTTCCCTGATGCTGCTGAAGGTGAGAATGGTGACCAGAACAAGGACATGAGCCAGATGGTGATAGAGAATGCTCTGGGTTATGCCCGAGAGCTCGAGACAATTGTTTAA
- a CDS encoding hypothetical protein (BUSCO:1635at5125): protein MQSSPGMLTKFESKSSRAKGIAFHPKRPWILVSLHSSTIQLWDYRMGTLIDRFEEHDGPVRGVDFHKTQPLFVSGGDDYKIKVWSYQTRRCLFTLNGHLDYVRTVFFHHELPWILSASDDQTIRIWNWQNRSLICTMTGHNHYAMCAQFHPKEDLVVSASLDQSVRVWDISGLRKKHSAPTSMSFEDQMARANQNQTDMFGNTDAVVKFVLEGHDRGVNWVAFHPTMPLIVSAGDDRLVKLWRMSETKAWEVDTCRGHFQNASGCLFHPHQDLILSAGEDKTIRVWDLNKRTAVQSFKRENDRFWVIAAHPEINLFAAGHDNGVMVFKLERERPASAVHQNLLFYVTKEKHVRSYDFQKNIESPTLLSLKKLGSAWVAPRTLSFNPAERSILVTSPADGGSYELVNLPKDGSGAIEPAESKRGAGSSAIFVARNRFAVLNTANQTIDIKDLSNNTTRSFKPPTGTTDIYFGGTGNLLIITPTAVHLYDIQQKKSTAELAVNGVKYVVWSNDGLYAALLSKHNVTIVSKALEQVSTLHETIRIKSATWDDAGVLLYSTLNHVKYTLLNGDNGIVRTLDQTVYLVKVKGRNVYCLDRAAKPRILQIDPTEYRFKLALVKRNYEEMLHIIRNSSLVGQSIISYLQKKGYPEIALQFVQDPTTRFDLAVECGNLDVAVEMAKELDKPKFWTRLSTEALAHGNHQVVEMCYQKLKQFDKLSFLYLATGDRAKLARMAKIAEHRGDFTSRFQNAVYLGEVEDRIQMFKEIDLYPLAYMTAKSHGLEEECQSILEATGLTEEDLSLPALGSPLSPTAPIVPTFKASWPTKATSQSFFEKALLGQVEGLSLEDEPAVANTGFEDAMDIDSATKRNGTLIDDDDEDVAGWDMGDDDVPEADSDFVNVESVDAGGSASSEADMWARNSPLAVDHVAGGSFETAMQLLNRQVGAVDFSPLKSRFLEVYSSSKTFLPASEGLPPLVNYVRRTLDETDPRKVLPIIPRDLEHLASNDLQAGYDSMKANKLEAGIGIFKGILHSILVNAVSSEDEVSEAKKLITSASEYAVAMSIELSRRQLGSPDVVAKDSEKLQRSLELSAYFTIPKIEVPHRQLALLSAMQLAIRNKNYNSALSFANRIIANGGATKIVENAKKTKAQCERNPNDAIEIEFDQFAEFDVCAASHTPIYSGTAYEECAFDGSKYHSKYKGTVCRVCEVCEIGKHGSGLKLFA from the exons ATGCAATCCTCCCCGGGAATGTTGACCAAG TTCGAGTCCAAGTCCTCGAGAGCTAAAGGCATTGCCTTTCACCCAAAGAG ACCATGGATCCTCGTTTCACTGCACTCTTCCACCATCCAGCTCTGGGATTATCGAATGGGAACTCTGATTGATCGCTTTGAAGAGCACGATGGTCCCGTCCGCGGCGTGGACTTTCACAAGACGCAGCCGCTTTTTGTTTCTGGTGGTGACGACTACAAGATTAAAGTCTGGTCTTACCAGACCAGGCGTTGCCTTTTTACCCTCAACGGCCATCTCGACTACGTCCGAACCGTCTTCTTCCACCATGAGCTTCCGTGGATTTTGTCAGCATCCGATGACCAGACCATTCGGATATGGAACTGGCAGAACAGGTCGCTGA TTTGCACTATGACCGGCCATAACCATTATGCAATGTGTGCTCAATTTCACCCCAAGGAAGACCTCGTTGTATCTGCATCGCTCGATCAGTCCGTCCGTGTTTGGGATATCTCCGGCCTCCGAAAGAAGCACTCTGCGCCTACCTCGATGTCCTTCGAGGACCAGATGGCACGCGCCAACCAGAACCAGACCGACATGTTTGGCAACACTGACGCCGTTGTCAAGTTCGTTCTAGAAGGTCACGACCGTGGTGTAAATTGGGTCGCTTTCCATCCCACTATGCCCCTTATTGTTAGCGCTGGCGACGATCGTCTGGTAAAGTTATGGCGTATGAGCGAGACTAAAGCTTGGGAAGTCGATACATGCCGAGGTCACTTCCAGAATGCGTCAGGATGTCTCTTCCACCCGCATCAGGATCTGATTCTGTCTGCTGGAGAGGACAAGACCATTCGCGTCTGGGATTTGAACAAGAGAACTGCTGTCCAATCGTTTAAGCGAGAGAACGACCGCTTCTGGGTTATCGCAGCCCATCCTGAAATCAATCTTTTTGCTGCTGGTCACGATAATGGTGTTATGGTTTTCAAGCTGGAGCGAGAGCGCCCTGCGTCCGCTGTGCACCAGAATCTTCTCTTTTACGTCACTAAGGAGAAGCACGTCAGGTCTTATGATTTTCAAAAGAACATCGAGAGCCCTACACTCCTCTCGCTCAAGAAGCTTGGCAGTGCCTGGGTCGCGCCCCGAACTTTGTCCTTTAACCCTGCGGAGCGATCGATCCTGGTCACGTCCCCAGCTGATGGAGGCTCTTACGAATTGGTTAACCTGCCCAAAGACGGTTCCGGTGCGATCGAGCCCGCTGAGTCTAAACGAGGTGCTGGCAGCTCTGCCATTTTCGTCGCCCGTAACAGATTTGCTGTTCTAAACACTGCCAACCAGACCATTGACATAAAGGATCTCTCCAACAACACAACCCGATCCTTCAAGCCCCCTACCGGCACTACCGATATTTATTTTGGAGGTACCGGTAACCTCTTGATCATCACTCCCACTGCTGTCCACCTTTATGATATTCAGCAGAAGAAGAGTACTGCCGAGCTTGCTGTGAACGGTGTTAAATATGTTGTTTGGTCCAATGACGGACTTTACGCCGCTCTCCTCAGCAAGCACAATGTTACTATTGTGTCGAAGGCTCTTGAGCAGGTCAGTACTCTGCACGAGACCATTCGTATCAAGAGCGCTACTTGGGATGATGCAGGCGTTTTGCTATACTCTACTCTTAACCATGTCAAGTACACTCTTCTGAACGGCGATAACGGTATTGTCCGAACCCTTGACCAGACCGTTTATctggtcaaggtcaagggccGCAACGTGTACTGCCTTGACAGAGCCGCAAAGCCTCGCATCCTTCAAATTGACCCTACAGAATACCGATTCAAGCTGGCTCTGGTCAAGCGGAACTATGAGGAAATGCTTCACATTATTCGAAACTCCAGTCTTGTTGGTCAATCTATCATTTCCTACCTGCAGAAGAAGGGATACCCCGAAATCGCCCTCCAATTCGTCCAAGACCCCACCACTCGGTTTGATCTTGCTGTTGAATGCGGTAACCTCGATGTCGCCGTTGAGATGGCCAAGGAACTTGACAAGCCCAAATTCTGGACCCGTCTTAGTACAGAAGCACTGGCACACGGCAACCATCAGGTTGTTGAGATGTGTTACCAAAAGCTCAAACAATTTGACAAGCTGTCTTTCTTATACCTTGCCACCGGTGACCGTGCAAAGCTTGCCCGTATGGCCAAGATTGCAGAGCACCGTGGTGACTTCACGTCACGATTCCAGAACGCTGTTTACCTCGGAGAGGTCGAGGACCGTATTCAGATGTTTAAGGAGATTGACCTTT ACCCTCTTGCCTACATGACCGCCAAGTCGCATGGTCTTGAGGAAGAATGCCAGTCTATCCTGGAGGCTACTGGCCTTACAGAGGAGGATCTTTCTCTGCCCGCTCTAGGAAGCCCCTTATCCCCCACTGCACCTATTGTTCCCACCTTCAAGGCATCTTGGCCTACCAAGGCTACCTCACAGTCATTCTTTGAGAAGGCTCTCCTTGGCCAGGTTGAAGGTCTATCTTTGGAAGATGAGCCCGCTGTTGCCAACACGGGCTTTGAGGACGCAATGGACATTGATTCGGCTACCAAGCGTAACGGTACTCTgattgatgacgatgacgaggatgttgCCGGCTGGGACATGGGAGATGACGATGTCCCCGAGGCTGACAGCGACTTTGTCAACGTTGAGAGTGTTGATGCAGGCGGTTCTGCCAGCAGCGAGGCCGATATGTGGGCGCGAAACTCGCCACTGGCCGTCGATCACGTTGCCGGAGGCTCCTTTGAAACTGCTATGCAGCTTCTTAACCGCCAGGTCGGCGCTGTTGATTTTTCGCCTCTCAAATCACGTTTCTTGGAAGTCTACTCATCCTCCAAGACTTTCCTACCTGCTTCAGAGGGGCTCCCACCTCTGGTAAACTATGTGCGCAGGACTCTAGATGAGACTGATCCACGAAAGGTTCTGCCTATCATTCCCCGAGATCTCGAGCACCTTGCCTCCAACGACCTCCAAGCAGGTTACGATTCCATGAAGGCCAATAAACTGGAAGCTGGTATTGGCATCTTTAAGGGCATCCTGCACTCCATTCTCGTCAATGCTGTTTCAAGCGAAGATGAGGTTtccgaggccaagaagctcaTTACCTCGGCCAGCGAATACGCTGTTGCCATGAGTATTGAGCTTTCGAGGAGGCAACTCGGCTCTCCTGACGTCGTAGCCAAGGACTCAGAGAAGCTTCAAAGAAGTTTGGAACTATCGGCCTACTTCACCATCCCCAAAATCGAGGTGCCTCACCGTCAGCTTGCTCTGCTGAGCGCCATGCAATTGGCCATTCGAAACAAAAACTACAATTCCGCCTTGAGCTTTGCCAATCGCATCATTGCCAATGGAGGTGCAACCAAGATTGTAGAAAAC GCGAAGAAGACAAAGGCTCAATGCGAGCGCAACCCTAATGATGCCATTGAGATTGAGTTCGACCAGTTCGCCGAGTTTGATGTGTGCGCCGCCAGCCATACACCCATCTACAGCGGTACTGCGTACGAGGAGTGTGCCTTTGATGGCTCCAAGTACCACTCCAAGTACAAAGGCACTGTGTGCCGCGTGTGCGAAGTTTGTGAGATTGGCAAGCATGGAAGCGGCTTGAAGCTGTTCGCTTAA